From Stegostoma tigrinum isolate sSteTig4 chromosome 4, sSteTig4.hap1, whole genome shotgun sequence, a single genomic window includes:
- the LOC125452658 gene encoding adhesion G protein-coupled receptor F5-like — translation MSSQGDSLVLLDRVQMELAAKDEQQRIEVKKENKELKGVRVLNCTREGNCTILDRSTLKKDCKEYKDRFRMHIVKENLKTMHVMLLVTLAVYLLMPPLSSQVFMKIRPVRMNCSVKLKRNEHLPKSPVHCHNRSNTTVDDCQIMCSDTHCGLVESGKVVKKECPNNETGYMRMKCEEGNYVSEENFCVSAEVSSILESTRNKTELTKHLPEFVQQLASISMNGTITEPGNLATTVEILTAFSSISNVSVNLSVVQDFLVTVNAIIDQSALPSWKAVTNHSNFSSQLLLSVEQFTRLLSPTEETFNITKPNIQLKGMKIDSSSHKEYESNFSDFIFRNRSLTSSVRIDQNDLLMLPNGSLVISVAYATLIDILGLSNKDSNSTAKLNGLVVTTTAENSSINIKMVFSKLNNTFEPNSAECVYWDFSLNGKEGWCSMGCRTQTKGDNIVCQCKHLTSFSFLMSPHESEESMPLSVLSLITTGISVGCLIIGLIIEAVVWKHVTKTKISQARHITMLNIILSLLTANVLFITAGFLKPKTVICIVTIFLMNFFYLSLFFWMFTLALLLLYHLVFLFKDFRKTTIMIISFALGYLCPLIISISTFAVGFSQQHYIRKDKCWPNKERPYLYLLFIVPILSIIVMNSFITFLTIFKILRPTIGDKPKKSTKDTNVAKQICRSVAILSSVLGLTWALGFVFLKEDSPKIFNYAFDILSGLQGFCILIFGILTDGKVQDVLKQRLEQSPNSSQKMKLIASTTSNTY, via the exons GAAAATCTCAAAACCATGCATGTGATGCTTCTTGTAACTTTGGCTGTCTATCTTCTGATGCCGCCTTTGAGTTCTCAGGTATTCATGA AAATTCGACCTGTACGAATGAACTGTTCCGTAAAATTGAAGAGAAATGAGCATTTACCCAAATCACCAGTGCATTGTCATAATCGGAGTAACACTACAGTAGACG attgtCAGATTATGTGTTCCGACACACACTGCGGGCTAGTTgagtcagggaaggtggtaaaaaaaGAATGCCCAAATAACGAGACTGGATATATGAGAATGAAATGCGAGGAAGGAAACTACGTATCAGAAGAAAATTTTTGTGTGTCGGCTGAAGTCAGCAGCATTCTGGAG TCCACTCGGAACAAAACTGAATTAACAAAGCACCTTCCCGAATTCGTCCAGCAATTGGCCAGTATCTCAATGAATGGAACTATCACAGAACCTGGAAACCTCGCGACCACAGTTGAAATCCTCACGGCTTTTTCATCCATATCAAATGTTTCTGTTAACCTGTCCGTAGTGCAG GATTTCCTTGTCACAGTAAATGCTATTATTGATCAATCTGCCCTGCCATCCTGGAAAGCAGTGACAAACCACTCGAACTTCAGCTCTCAATTACTGTTGTCTGTAGAACAATTTACCAGGCTATTGTCTCCAACTGAAGAAACTTTCAACATCACAAAGCCTAATATTCAGTTGAAAGGAATGAAGATTGACTCCAGTTCTCATAAGGAATATGAATCGAATTTCAGTGACTTTATATTTAGAAATAGATCATTAACCAGTTCTGTGAGAATTGATCAAAATGATTTGCTGATGCTCCCAAATGGTTCACTTGTTATCAGTGTCGCATATGCAACATTGATTGATATCCTTGGCCTATCAAACAAGGATTCGAACAGCACAGCCAAATTGAATGGGCTTGTTGTGACAACAACAGCAGAAAATTCTTCAATTAATATCAAGATGGTTTTCTCAAAACTGAACAATACATTTGAGCCAAATAGTGCTGAATGTGTGTACTGGGACTTTTCTCTGAATGGGAAGGAAGGATGGTGTTCAATGGGATGCAGAACTCAAACAAAAGGAGATAATATTGTTTGCCAGTGCAAACACCTgacttccttttcttttctgaTGTCACCTCATGAAAGTGAAGAAAGCATGCCCCTGAGCGTCTTAAGCCTGATTACAACAGGAATATCTGTTGGGTGTTTGATAATTGGTCTTATTATAGAGGCAGTTGTGTGGAAACATGTGACCAAAACTAAGATATCACAAGCCCGCCATATAACGATGCTGAATATCATTCTATCCCTACTTACAGCTAATGTACTCTTCATCACGGCTGGCTTTCTGAAACCAAAAACAGTAATTTGCATAGTGACTATTTTCTTAATGAActttttctatctttctttgtttttctggATGTTTACTCTAGCACTTCTGCTTCTTTATCATTTAGTTTTTCTTTTCAAAGATTTCCGCAAAACAACAATTATGATAATTTCATTTGCTCTTGGATACTTGTGTCCACTAATAATTTCCATCAGCACTTTTGCAGTTGGCTTCTCTCAACAGCATTACATACGAAAAGACAAGTGCTGGCCCAACAAAGAAAGGCCTTATCTTTATCTCCTTTTTATTGTCCCAATATTGAGCATCATTGTGATGAACAGCTTCATTACATTTCTTACCATATTTAAAATACTTAGACCAACCATTGGGGACAAGCCAAAGAAAAGTACCAAGGACACTAATGTGGCCAAGCAGATCTGTAGAAGTGTTGCTATCCTCAGCTCAGTCCTGGGCCTCACTTGGGCACTTGGATTTGTGTTCTTGAAAGAAGATTCCCCCAAAATCTTTAATTATGCCTTTGATATCCTCAGTGGACTCCAG GGATTCTGTATTTTGATTTTTGGCATACTCACGGATGGTAAG GTACAAGACGTGTTAAAGCAGAGGCTTGAACAATCACCAAATTCTTCTCAAAAGATG aaacTAATTGCCAGTACAACTTCAAATACTTATTGA